In the Chlamydiota bacterium genome, ACGAGCTTGCCGCCCGGTACGGCGGGGGCGGGCACCCCGGCGCGGCCGGGGCGAACGTCGCGGGCGAGCCGGAGGAGATCGAGCGGAGGGTCTGCGGGGATGTCAGGGCCGCACTCGCCCGCCCCGGAGGAACCGGGCGGGATACTCATCGTGGCGAAGCCGGCGGGGCCGACGTCGCATGACGTCGTGGCGCGCGTGCGGAGCCGATTCCGGTTCCGTAAGGTCGGCCACGCGGGGACGCTCGACCCGTCCGCCGAGGGGGTCCTGATCCTCGGCCTCGGGCGGCGGGCGACGCGGCGGCTCGGCTTCTACCAGGGGCTGGGGAAGGAGTACCTCGCCTCGCTCGAGCTCGGGGTCAGCACCGACACCCAGGACGCCGACGGCGAGGTCACGGCGCGCGGCGAATGGCGCGGGGTGACCGAGGAGGCGCTGCGCGGTGCGCTCGCGGTGCTCGCCGGGGCGCGGATGCAGGTGCCGCCGATGTTCTCGGCGCTGAAGCGGAAGGGGGAGCCGCTCTACCGCCTCGCCAGGAGAGGGGTATCGGTCGAGCGGAAGGCGCGGCCGATCGTCATCGAGGCGCTGGAGCTCGTCGAGTTCGCCCCGCCCGCGGCGCTGCTGCGGGTGCGCTGTTCGAAGGGGACGTACGTCAGGACGCTCTGCGCGGAGATAGGCGAGGCGCTCGGGTGCGGGGCGCACATGCGGGCGCTGACGCGGACGCGGGTGGGAGAATTCACGCTGGAGCGGGCGCTCCCCCTCGACGCGCTGCTCGCCATGACGCGCGAGGAGATGGAGAAGCGGATGCTTCCCGTCGAGGAGGAGTCGTGAGACGCAAGGCGGGAGACGGGGGGACCGTCCCGCGTCTCCTCCCCTGCGTCCCGCGCGGGCGGGTACGGCCGGCGCGCGGCCTGGACGACCCGGCGCTGCGGAAGGCCGGACGCCTCGTCCTCTCGATCGGGGTCTACGACGGCGTGCACCTCGGGCACCGGCGCGTGATCGAGACGCTTGTCCGGGAGGCGCGGCGTCTCCGGGCTACGCCCGCGGTGCTCACCTTCGATCCGCATCCGAAGGCCCTCCTCGGCACGGGGGCGCCCCCGCTGATCGCCGCGCTCGAGCACCGGATCGCCCTCCTCGGCGCGCTCGGGGCGCGCCTGTGCATCGTGCTCCCGTTTTCGCCCGAGATCGCCGCGCTCGACGCGTCCGACTTCGTCCGCCGCCTTCTGGCCGCGGCCGATATCGCCGGCATCGTCGTGGGGCCCCGTTTCGCCTTCGGCCGGCGGAGGGGCGGAGACGTGGCGCTCCTGCGCCGGCTCGGCGAGGCGCACGGCTTCTCGGTCGCCGTGGCGGAGGGGCTGTCGATCGGGGGGCAGGCGGTCAGCTCCACCGCCATCCGCCGGTTGATCAGGCGCGGCGACCTCGCCGAGGCCTCCCGCCTGCTCGGGAGACCGTATTCGCTGCGCGGAACCGTGCAACCGGGCAAGGGGATCGGCAGGACGCTGGGTGTGCCCACGGCGAATCTGGCGCTCGAGGGGGTTCTGGCGCCCCCCCCGGGGGTCTACGCCGCCAGGGTCCTCCTCGGGAAGCGGGTCCGCGACGGGGTGCTCAACGTGGACTTTGGCGGCGCCGTCGAGGTTTACCTGTTCGACTTCAAGGGGGACCTGTACGGCAGGACGCTGGAGCTGTTCTTCGGCGGGCGCATCCGCGCCGAGCGGCGGTTCGCCGATCCGAAAGCGCTCGCCCGGCAGATGCAGCGCGACATTGCATTTGCGCGGGAAATGCTGCATACTAATGCATTACACAGGGGCGGGTCCCGCGCCCGGCGCGGGAATTCCGCGACACAGTCCCTTCCCTAGGCCGGCCGAGTCGCCGACGGCGGGCGTGGAGAAGGGAGCAACAGGAAGAAGGAGGATTCGCAATGGCGATGGATGCACGCAGGAAGGAGGCTTTGGTAAAGGAGCACCGCCTCCACGAGACGGATACCGGTTCGGCCGATGTCCAGGTGGCACTGCTCACGGCGAGGATCAACGACCTCGCGCAGCACCTGAAATCGCACGCGAAGGACCACAACTCGCGCAGGGGCCTCCTGACGCTGGTCGGAAGGCGGCGCAAGCTGCTCGACTACCTTCATCGGGTGAGCGACGAGCGCTACAAGGCGCTGATCAAGAAGCTGGAGCTCAGGAAATAACCCGCGCCGCGATGCGTCCGGCGACCGCCGCAGAGGCGGTCAGGCCGGAGGGGCGCGGGTTTTCGGTTCGAGGAGGCCGCGGGGGCGTTGCGCCCCCGGCAATGGGAACGGGAGAGGAGAAAGGTACGTATATGGTCCACAGGGTATCGACGACGCTGAACGGCAAGGAACTGATCATAGAGACGGGCAAGCTCGCCAAACAGGCCCACGGCGCCTGCACGGTGCGGTACGGGGATACGGTGGTGCTCTGCACGGTCACGGCGGCCCCGCGCCCGCGCGAGGGAGCGAGCTTCTTCCCCCTGACGGTGGACTACCGCGAGAAGACCTCCGCCGCGGGGATGTTCCCCGGCGGCTTCATCAAGCGTGAGGGGCGTCCGACGGAGAAGGAGATCCTCACGATGCGGCTCACCGACCGCCCCCTGCGCCCGCTCTTCCCGAAAGGGTTCAGGCGCGAGGTGCAGATCATGAACGCGGTCCTCTCCGCCGACAACGACAACGACCCCGACGTGCTCTCGGTGGTCGGCGCCGCGGCCGCCTGCCTGCTCTCGCCGCTGCCGTTCACCGAGGCGGTCGGCTGCGTGCGGATAGGGAGGAACGACGGGCGGTGGATCGTTAACCCGTCCTACGCCGAGATCGACGCCAGCGACATCGAGCTCGTGGTCGCCGGGACCGCGGACGCGGTGGTCATGGTCGAGGGGAGCGCATCCGAGATCTCCGAGGCGGACATGGTCCAGGCCCTCTCCGTCGCCCACGAGGAGATCAAGCGGATCGCCGCGGCCCTGGTCGAGCTGCAGTCCAAGGCCGGCGCGGCGAAGGAGGAGGCCGAGGCGGCGGCGCAGCCGGACCAAGCG is a window encoding:
- the rpsO gene encoding 30S ribosomal protein S15, which translates into the protein MAMDARRKEALVKEHRLHETDTGSADVQVALLTARINDLAQHLKSHAKDHNSRRGLLTLVGRRRKLLDYLHRVSDERYKALIKKLELRK
- the truB gene encoding tRNA pseudouridine(55) synthase TruB, whose translation is MAKPAGPTSHDVVARVRSRFRFRKVGHAGTLDPSAEGVLILGLGRRATRRLGFYQGLGKEYLASLELGVSTDTQDADGEVTARGEWRGVTEEALRGALAVLAGARMQVPPMFSALKRKGEPLYRLARRGVSVERKARPIVIEALELVEFAPPAALLRVRCSKGTYVRTLCAEIGEALGCGAHMRALTRTRVGEFTLERALPLDALLAMTREEMEKRMLPVEEES
- the ribF gene encoding riboflavin biosynthesis protein RibF, whose product is MRRKAGDGGTVPRLLPCVPRGRVRPARGLDDPALRKAGRLVLSIGVYDGVHLGHRRVIETLVREARRLRATPAVLTFDPHPKALLGTGAPPLIAALEHRIALLGALGARLCIVLPFSPEIAALDASDFVRRLLAAADIAGIVVGPRFAFGRRRGGDVALLRRLGEAHGFSVAVAEGLSIGGQAVSSTAIRRLIRRGDLAEASRLLGRPYSLRGTVQPGKGIGRTLGVPTANLALEGVLAPPPGVYAARVLLGKRVRDGVLNVDFGGAVEVYLFDFKGDLYGRTLELFFGGRIRAERRFADPKALARQMQRDIAFAREMLHTNALHRGGSRARRGNSATQSLP